The following proteins are co-located in the Siansivirga zeaxanthinifaciens CC-SAMT-1 genome:
- a CDS encoding hemolysin family protein — protein sequence MSVYVIIIIASLILSAFFSGMEIAYISSNKIHIEIEKKQEGVLSRVLTKLTAKPSKFIAAMLIGNNIALVIYGFFMGDLLVAWFKTMVPTSYGILDLMFTDFSLLTQTIISTLLILITAEFLPKVFFQIYSNTLLKALAIPAYLFYVLFGFVSDFVIWISDFVLKQFFKTEGDQIQLAFTKVELGNYISEQMESVEEHDEVDSEIQIFQNALEFSEVKAREVMVPRTEITAVEINESIKTLSALFTETGFTKILVYKETIDDILGYVHSFELFKKPKNIKAMMLPVEFVPETVLIKDVLNVLIKKRKSIAVVLDEYGGTSGVMTVEDIVEELFGEIEDEHDTIDLIEERLETDTYKFSARLEVDYLNETYKLNLPESENYETLGGLIVNHVEEIPQPNEIVRIDLFQFTILEATNTKIDMVELKILEED from the coding sequence ATGAGTGTTTATGTTATTATAATTATAGCTTCATTAATACTTTCTGCATTTTTCTCGGGCATGGAAATTGCCTATATATCTTCAAATAAAATACACATAGAAATAGAGAAAAAGCAAGAAGGGGTTTTGTCCAGAGTTCTAACAAAACTAACAGCAAAACCTTCAAAGTTTATTGCAGCCATGCTTATTGGTAATAATATTGCATTGGTTATTTATGGATTTTTTATGGGCGATTTGTTGGTAGCATGGTTTAAAACCATGGTGCCAACTTCTTATGGGATTTTAGATTTAATGTTTACAGATTTTAGTTTGCTTACTCAAACCATTATTTCAACCCTGCTTATCTTAATTACTGCCGAATTTTTACCAAAGGTATTCTTTCAAATTTATTCGAACACACTTTTAAAAGCGCTGGCAATTCCGGCGTATTTATTTTATGTGTTATTTGGTTTTGTCTCAGATTTTGTGATTTGGATATCAGATTTTGTATTAAAACAATTTTTTAAAACCGAAGGCGATCAAATACAATTAGCTTTTACTAAAGTAGAACTTGGTAATTACATTAGTGAGCAAATGGAATCGGTGGAAGAACATGATGAGGTAGATTCTGAAATTCAAATTTTTCAAAATGCTTTAGAATTTTCAGAAGTAAAGGCTAGAGAAGTTATGGTTCCTAGAACCGAAATTACCGCAGTTGAAATTAACGAATCCATTAAAACACTTAGCGCCTTATTTACCGAAACAGGTTTTACAAAAATATTGGTGTATAAAGAAACCATCGACGATATTCTTGGTTACGTTCACTCTTTCGAGTTGTTTAAAAAACCAAAAAATATTAAGGCCATGATGTTGCCAGTGGAATTTGTTCCAGAAACGGTTTTAATAAAGGACGTATTAAATGTTCTTATAAAAAAGCGAAAAAGTATTGCTGTTGTTTTAGATGAGTATGGAGGTACTTCGGGTGTTATGACGGTTGAAGATATTGTAGAAGAATTATTTGGCGAGATAGAAGACGAACACGATACCATCGATTTAATTGAAGAACGCTTAGAAACAGATACCTATAAATTTTCTGCTCGATTAGAAGTCGATTATCTAAATGAAACTTACAAATTAAATCTCCCCGAAAGCGAAAATTACGAGACCCTTGGTGGCCTCATTGTTAATCATGTAGAAGAAATACCGCAACCCAATGAAATAGTGAGAATCGACCTTTTTCAGTTTACTATTTTAGAAGCAACCAATACAAAAATAGACATGGTCGAACTAAAAATTTTGGAAGAAGATTAG
- the lptC gene encoding LPS export ABC transporter periplasmic protein LptC — protein MLDWSFGNCTKSLMRLNSLHSIYNIVIGISMTMFFSCNGNMKEVQKIGISDNEPIGIAEKINLKYTDSGRVTANLLSDKMLNFTNRDFPYYEYPEGIILHLYDEKNTKSTVVSDYAIIYDQTNLVDLQGNVVITTGDNRVLKTEQLFYDQKKQWIFTNNPVSFKSEKDIINGIGFDSNKDFTNAEVLEVNGIISVQD, from the coding sequence ATGTTGGATTGGAGCTTCGGTAACTGTACCAAATCTTTAATGAGATTAAATAGTTTACATAGTATATATAACATAGTCATCGGTATTTCGATGACTATGTTTTTTTCGTGCAATGGCAACATGAAAGAAGTACAAAAAATTGGTATTTCAGATAATGAACCCATAGGAATTGCAGAAAAAATAAATTTAAAATATACCGATTCAGGTAGGGTTACAGCTAATTTGTTAAGTGACAAGATGCTTAATTTTACCAACAGAGATTTTCCCTATTACGAATACCCAGAAGGTATCATTCTGCATCTTTACGATGAGAAAAATACTAAAAGCACGGTTGTTTCAGATTATGCTATTATTTACGATCAAACCAATCTAGTTGACCTTCAGGGCAATGTGGTTATTACAACAGGCGATAATAGAGTGCTTAAAACAGAGCAATTGTTTTACGATCAAAAAAAACAATGGATTTTTACTAATAACCCCGTTAGTTTTAAGTCTGAAAAAGATATTATTAACGGCATAGGATTCGATTCTAACAAAGATTTTACCAATGCTGAAGTTCTTGAAGTAAATGGTATAATTAGTGTTCAAGATTAA
- a CDS encoding tetratricopeptide repeat protein: MKTKITLLLALFLGLNVGFAQTEECPNKTSIFHEYFKAKNFDAAYEPWNYVRNNCPDYTLAIYVDGEKILEDKIEKATGAEKAKFLNDLIKLWEQRGQYFASKTPKGQYAAKSCQLMYDNRDLLGKSNEELYECFDAAYKLDKDTFTDPKSLYTYFSLMVDLYDAGKKPAEDLFNKYDDIVEKVEDEVKNYSEKLNILIEKEEAGTPLSGKEPRYKTFYEQMLGAYDQISGGVDQKLGERANCENLIPLYRKGFEDNKTNAIWLQRAAGKMSEKECTDDPLFFELVNAYHALSPSANSAFYLGILKDKEGKTNEAIAFYKQAIELETDNFKKAKLNNRIGLKLKAKGNYPQARTFFRESLRLNPSNGRPYLSIAAMYAASANSCGDTTFNKRAVYWLAAEEAAKAGRVDPTLSSSSAQSVASYKAKAPAKADVFSCGCSGQVIKIGCWIGASVTVPNL; this comes from the coding sequence GGTCTTAATGTTGGTTTTGCTCAAACAGAAGAATGTCCTAACAAAACGTCTATTTTCCATGAATACTTCAAGGCTAAAAATTTTGATGCTGCATACGAGCCTTGGAATTATGTTAGAAATAACTGTCCAGATTATACATTAGCTATCTATGTTGATGGCGAGAAAATTTTAGAAGATAAAATTGAAAAAGCGACTGGTGCTGAAAAAGCAAAGTTTTTAAATGATTTAATTAAACTTTGGGAACAAAGAGGACAGTACTTTGCTAGCAAGACACCAAAAGGGCAATATGCAGCTAAATCCTGTCAATTAATGTACGACAACAGGGATCTTTTAGGTAAATCAAACGAAGAATTGTACGAATGTTTTGATGCTGCTTACAAATTAGATAAAGACACGTTTACAGATCCTAAAAGTTTATACACTTATTTTTCTTTAATGGTAGATTTATATGATGCAGGAAAAAAGCCAGCTGAAGATTTATTCAACAAATACGATGATATTGTAGAAAAAGTTGAGGATGAAGTTAAAAACTATTCAGAGAAATTAAACATATTAATTGAAAAAGAAGAAGCTGGAACTCCGTTATCAGGGAAAGAACCAAGATATAAAACATTTTACGAGCAAATGCTTGGTGCTTACGATCAGATTTCTGGTGGTGTAGATCAAAAATTAGGTGAACGTGCCAATTGCGAAAACTTAATTCCTTTATATAGAAAAGGATTTGAAGACAACAAAACCAATGCGATTTGGTTGCAAAGAGCCGCTGGGAAAATGTCTGAAAAAGAATGTACAGACGATCCATTATTTTTCGAGCTAGTAAATGCATACCATGCACTTAGTCCATCTGCAAACTCTGCTTTTTATTTAGGTATTCTTAAAGATAAAGAAGGTAAAACTAACGAGGCTATTGCTTTTTACAAACAAGCAATCGAATTAGAAACAGATAACTTCAAGAAAGCTAAGTTAAATAACAGAATTGGTTTAAAACTTAAGGCTAAAGGTAATTATCCTCAAGCGAGAACATTCTTTAGAGAATCTTTAAGATTAAACCCATCAAACGGAAGACCTTATTTATCTATTGCAGCTATGTATGCAGCAAGTGCTAATAGCTGTGGAGATACCACTTTTAACAAAAGAGCAGTATACTGGTTAGCAGCAGAAGAGGCAGCAAAAGCAGGACGCGTAGATCCAACTTTAAGCAGCTCATCGGCTCAATCTGTAGCAAGTTACAAGGCAAAAGCTCCTGCTAAAGCAGATGTGTTTAGCTGTGGATGTTCTGGTCAAGTAATTAAAATTGGATGTTGGATTGGAGCTTCGGTAACTGTACCAAATCTTTAA